The Psilocybe cubensis strain MGC-MH-2018 chromosome 7, whole genome shotgun sequence genome has a window encoding:
- a CDS encoding N-acylethanolamine-hydrolyzing acid amidase — translation MRYSLICADYVHEIRDMVEVYKGVMARTPAPRIVHFLARMLLRKVFTKEETEEISGIARNTGIPLHIVVAYNTFLDLFSGCISGGARVAACAGKSKVIHFRNLDWDMEPLRDMIIRVEYMIGGRVVARAVTYAGYIGVLTGVRKGLSMSLNYRDRTQSQSSTISNRIHQLFILLGKRPSISARLRQILLSPGPPPTLADLSYKFKHTTASPCYLTFCTPYSALVIEKDLNSALTHTSDTFLAVTNHDVAFESTNDQDAEALKRPSRIVRGSSGSMSLLNESIERKDTMYSLWRDRKQPSRPTKVQRALVNDVKTWLRTYPIRNECTHFCCIMDPSAEGGGLVWVESCEVSTGPNNSFQN, via the exons ATGAGGTACTCCCTGATATGCGCTGACTACGTGCACGAAATCCGAGACATGGTAGAGGTTTACAAGGGCGTTATGGCCAGGACTCCCGCGCCCCGTATCGTCCATTTCCTTGCTAGGATGCTGCTCCGAAAAGTCTTTACAAAGGAAGAGACGGAAGAGATCAGTGGGATTGCAAGAAACACTGGGATTCCTCTGCACATTGTTGTTGCGTATAACACATTTTTAGACTTGTTCTCTGGGTGCATAAGTGGTGGTGCCCGTGTGGCTGCATGCGCTGGCAAGTCCAAGGTCATCCACTTCCGTAACTTAGACTGGGATATGGAGCCACTGCGCGATATGATCATCCGCGTCGAGTATATGATAGGTGGGCGCGTCGTTGCACG CGCGGTAACATACGCAGGCTACATCGGCGTTCTAACTGGGGTCAG GAAAGGGTTATCAATGTCTCTTAATTATCGCGATAGaacccaatcccaatcctcGACGATATCAAATAGAATTCACCAGCTCTTCATTCTCTTAGGAAAACGTCCCTCTATCTCTGCCAGGTTGCGCCAAATTCTTCTTTCTCCAGGTCCACCTCCAACTCTCGCTGATCTTTCTTACAAATTCAAGCACACGACAGCCTCTCCGTGCTATCTCACATTCTGCACGCCGTATTCTGCTCTCGTTATCGAAAAGGACCTTAACTCAGCTTTAACACACACTTCAGACACATTTCTCGCTGTCACCAATCACGACGTTGCATTTGAGTCTACAAACGATCAGGATGCAGAAGCATTGAAGCGACCCAGCAGGATTGTGAGGGGGTCATCTGGATCCATGAGTTTATTAAATGAAAGCATCGAACGGAAGGACACCATGTACAGTCTCTGGCGTGATCGCAAACAACCCTCCAGACCTACAAAGGTGCAAAGGGCCCTTGTCAATGACGTCAAAACGTGGCTGCGAACGTATCCGATACGAAATGAATGTACCCATTTTTGCTGCATCATGGATCCGTCGGCAGAGGGCGGCGGGCTGGTCTGGGTGGAATCTTGCGAGGTATCTACTGGACCTAATAATAGCTTTCAGAATTGA
- a CDS encoding Ammonium transporter 1, with protein sequence MVNITYDSSGSIVWVDGSADPAVPWVYNPGDIAWVLASTALVWIMIPGVGFFYSGLLRRKNALSMIYLSMMTLAVVSFQWFFWGFSLAFSETGSRFIGNLKYFGLKGVLEEPSIGSTRIPSIVFCVYQLMFAAITPMLAIGGFAERAHLGPLLFFVFAWSTLVYDPIACWTWNSNGWTFVLGGLDFAGGTPVHISSGTAALAISIYLGKRRGYGTEALAYKPHNTTYVILGTIFLWFGWFGFNGGSALAANLRAAQACIVTNLAASVGGLTWMLWDYRIEKKWSAVGFCSGAIAGLVAITPGSGFVGSPAAVLFGFMAGTICNFATQLKFFAGYDDSLDIFASHAVGGIVGNILTAIFAQASVAGFDGFTSIPGGWLDRHWIQLPKHLADSAAGLGYSFVMTTIILWIMHYIPGLRLRVPEEVEIIGIDESDMGEYAYDYVGLETELKPTAYAGARSTAYDGRESDLKERSSNA encoded by the exons ATGGTGAATATCACCTACGATAGCT CTGGCTCAATCGTCTGGGTCGATGGAAGTGCTGACCCCGCTGTACCGTGGGTGTACAACCCAGGCGACATTGCCTGGGTATTAGCCTCCACCGCCCTTGTGTGGATCATGATTCCAGGTGTTGGGTTCTTCTACTCAGGTTTACTAAG GCGAAAAAATGCCCTCTCAATGATATACCTGAGTATGATGACTCTGGCAGTGGTGTCATTCCAA TGGTTCTTCTGGGGTTTCTCTCTTGCTTTCAGTGAAACTGGAAGCCGTTTCATTGGCAACCTCA AATACTTCGGTCTCAAGGGTGTTCTCGAGGAACCCTCCATCGGCAGCACACGAATTCCATCAATCGTCTTCTGCGTCTACCAACTGATGTTCGCGGCCATTAC TCCAATGCTTGCGATTGGTGGCTTTGCCGAGCGTGCGCACCTGGGacccctccttttctttgtttttgcgTGGTCAACACTCGTTTACGACCCAATCGCATGCTGGACTTGGAACTCTAACGGCTGGACTTTCGTTCTTGGAGGTCTTGATTTTGCCGGAGGAACTCCTGTCCATATTTCTTCCGGAACTGCTGCTCTGGCCATTTCTATTTACCTTGGCAAACGTCGTGGGTATGGAACCGAAGCCCTTGCCTACAAGCCCCATAACACCACCTATGTTATTCTGGGCACAATTTTCCTTTGGTTCGGCTGGTTCG GCTTCAACGGAGGATCCGCTCTCGCTGCCAACTTGCGTGCTGCCCAGGCCTGCATTGTCACCAATCTCGCTGCCAGCGTTGGCGGATTGACATGGATGCTTTGG GATTATCGCATTGAGAAAAAGTGGTCGGCTGTAGGTTTCTGCTCAGGAGCCATTGCCGGTCTCGTTGCTATTACCCCAGGCTCTGGGTTTGTGGGTTCCC CCGCCGCCGTTTTATTCGGCTTTATGGCTGGAACCATCTGCAACTTTGCCACACAGCTTAAGTTCTTCGCTGGATACGATGATTCTCTTGAT ATTTTCGCCTCCCACGCTGTTGGCGGAATTGTTGGCAATATTCTTACTGCCATCTTCGCGCAGGCCAGCGTAGCTGGGTTTGATGGGTTCACCTCCATTCCCGGAGGATGGCTTGACCGCCACTGGATCCAGCTCCCCAAGCACCTTGCTGACTCTGCTGCTGGCCTTGGATACTCCTTCGTCATGACC ACTATTATTCTCTGGATCATGCACTACATTCCCGGTCTCCGCCTCCGTGTACCAGAGGAAGTTGAGATTATTGGTATCGACGAGTCTGACATGGGTGAATACGCCTATGACTACGTTGGCCTCGAGACGGAGCTCAAGCCTACCGCATACGCGGGTGCACGTTCAACTGCGTATGATGGAAGAGAATCCGACCTGAAAGAAAGATCGAGTAACGCATAA